The Longimicrobiaceae bacterium genome segment GGCGCGGAGGGTCGTGCGCAGGCCGCCGCAGCAGCGCGACTGAGCCCGCCCGGCGGAAGAATGACGCGGGGAGCGCGCAAATGTCTTGCGCGCTCCCCGCTTTTTCCGCTACACTAGGGTTCCTCCCCCGCTTCGCGGAGGATGCGCCGGATCTCCGTGGCCAGCAGGGGGGGCGTGGGAGTCACCCCCAGCTCCCAGAGCGCCTCCTCCGCGCGTCTGCGGAGGTCGGGGTCCACCTTCCGGAGCAGCGCGGGGGCGGCAGGCAGACGCGGGGCGGCACGGAACCGCTCCAGCTCGACCCGGAACGCCCCGCCGCCGGAGTCCAGGGTGAAGTACGAGACCAGCGACCCGCGCAGCCCTTCGAGCAGCGCTCCGACCTCGCCGCGCAGCACCGGCGGCCCCGCCGAGCGCGAGCCGCGCCCGGTGACCACCCGGACGGTGCGCACCCCTTCGCGCTGGCGCTCCCGAAGCCAGCTCCCGGTGCGGCGCACGGCCTCGTCCGCGGTCTCGCGGTGCAGGTCGAGCGTGGGGAGGACCTCGTCCCACGCGGGGATCGGCGGGGGCGGAGTGCCGGAGCGGCGTCGCTTCCTGGGGGCCATGGGAGGCGCTGCAAACGCGAAGAGCCACGGCGACGGGCGCCGTGGCTCTCGGTCTTCGGGAACGGCGGATCGTCAGGCGATCGAGTCCTTGAGCCCCTTCCCGGGGCGGAACGCGGCGCTGGTCGACGCGGCGATGTCGATCTCCTTGCCGGTGCGCGGGTT includes the following:
- a CDS encoding Smr/MutS family protein translates to MAPRKRRRSGTPPPPIPAWDEVLPTLDLHRETADEAVRRTGSWLRERQREGVRTVRVVTGRGSRSAGPPVLRGEVGALLEGLRGSLVSYFTLDSGGGAFRVELERFRAAPRLPAAPALLRKVDPDLRRRAEEALWELGVTPTPPLLATEIRRILREAGEEP